Below is a genomic region from Spirochaetota bacterium.
TCGCTCTCCGTGCCGTTCTCATCTATTCCCGCGTTCATCACGGCATCACTTTCCGATGCCGATCTGCTTGAAGATTCGCTTAAGAAGGGAAAACTTCTGGCGATGACGCCGGTTGCGATCAAAAAAACCTTCCTTGTCTCGACATCGAAGGCAGGGCTTGTTGTCGATAATGTGCTCTCTGCTGCGGCAGATGTTTCGATCACGATCGACGGAGCGTCGATCACAAGACGTATCGAAAAAGGCGAGTCGTCCGTTACCTTTGATCTGGCGCAGCCGATGCAGCCGCGTCAGGCGCGTGAATGTACGATCACTGCCCAAGGCGTCACCAAACGGGCATCGATCTCAGGCGATCTATTGGCCGCTCGGTATGTGGCATCGCCGACTATCGACGGAGCGCTATCCGCAGCGGCGGGACTTTCTCCGGTCGTTTTAAATAGCCGCGCGAACCTCTTTCCCAATGATGCGCCATGGCATGGGGCAGATGATCTTTCCATGTCTGCGTATTTCGGCTGGAACGAGGAGGGGCTGTATTTTGCGGCCGAGGTGAAGGATGACACTCATTTTGCGCCCTACGATGCAGTAACAGATTTCTGGCGATCCGACGGCATACAACTCGCCATTGACAGCGGCGGCGAATCGACGTCCGGGTATGATGAGAATGACCGCGAGTTGGGCCTTGTGCTCGGCAAGAACGGGCCGAGACCGTATGTTTATACAAAAAAGAAAGGTGTCGCTCCGCTCACCTGCCGCTTCGCCGCAGTGCGCGACGGCACGTTCACACGCTATGAGCTGTTCGTACGCTGGGCGGACCTCGATCTCCCCGCGGCATATACCAACCGGGTCATGCCGATGAACTTCATTGTGAACGAGAATGACGGGCAGGGCCGAGGCTCATGGATGGGGCTTACTCCGGGCATCGGTGAAGCAAAAGCGCCGATCAATTACCGGTCGTTCGTATTTACGAAATAAATAAATTTCATCAAAATAGCTGAGAACAAGGGGTCATGGTTCCCGAGCGACTTGCGCTGAGCGCTGTCGAAGCGAGTCGAGGGATGCCCCCTGTTCTATATTTTTGCGGCAGTCTCCCGGAAACGATGATTAATCCATGGATTCATAGAATATTCCATTCCCTTTTGTTCGCCGCATGGCTATCATAGTTGCGAACCATCAAGGAGCAGAACATGCAAGTAAATGAACCGAATGAGTTCCCCGTGCTGGCTTCCGTCGATGTTCTGATTGCGGGCGGCGGTGTCGGCGGCATCGCTGCGGCACTTGCATCCGCACGGGCAGGCGCCAAGACCATGCTGATAGAGCGCAGCAGTTATACCGGCGGTGTGGCCACAGCATGTCTCGTTACGCAGGTATTGAACTGCTATTATACTGCCGATCATCGCCTCGCTATTACCGGTATCCCCCTGGAAATAGCGGATGCGTTGGCTGAGGCGGAGGGTTACGGAAAAAAATGGCATGACCACAAGGGTCATATCCTATATGATGTGGAATCGGCAAAGCTTGTATTCGACCGCCTGCTCACGGAGGCCGGCGTTACGGTGCAATACAACACCGTAGTGTCGGGCGTGGTTAAAAATGCCGATACCCTGAGCGGGCTCATCATCGAAAGCGCATCCGGACGAGAAGTGATACTGGCGAAAACCGTCATCGACGCTACCGGCGATGCCGCCGTGGCGCTCCATGCGGGTGTGCCGGTGCATGCCGTAATGCCCTGGGGCCGCCACAGTTTCTGCTTCCGTTTCGGCAATGTAGAGATAGCGGATTTCGTTGCATATCTGGAAAAGCATCCGGGCGAATACCCGGATTATCTGGATGTGAACTGGACTGCAGCCGAGGCGCTCGCCAGTTATCGCGCGCTCGGCACGTTCATGTATCCGCACGCCTCATTCATCGAACTGAGCGCGATGAAGCGGGCTATCGCTCTCGGCGATTTCAAGAAGACCTCAGGCGTGTACGATTCGCTGGAGCACTGCCAGCTCATCGGCGTGAAACGCAACAAGAGCGTGTGCATTATCCCGGGCATGACCGATCTGCCCCGGGGAGTCAACGCAGGCGATATTTCGCACGCGATCACCGATGGGCGCACGATGGCGAAACAGGTCGCCGAGCTCTTCAATAAATATATTCCCGGCTTCGAACACGCCTATGTGTCACAGACCGCGGATTATCCGGGCATACGCGGGTCGCGCTGGATAGACGGTGATTTCGTGTTCACCAATGCCATGCGCGAAACGAACAGTGCTTTCGACGACCGCATCGCGAGGAGCGTGGTGCAGTTGAACACCGTGAAGGGAAAATACGCCGTGATGGATTTCACCAATGGCATATTCGATATTCCTTATCGAACGCTGATGCCGCGGGGCATGGATGGACTCATCATGGGTTCGGGACGCACCGTAAGCGTGGAACATCCCTTTCTGCTTCGGCTCATGCCGGTAGCGATGGCTATCGGGCAGGCGGCCGGCACCGCTGCTGCTGTTGCCGCAAAAACCGGGAAAACCGCACGCACGGTGAATGTGAGCGAAGTGCAAAGTATTCTGAAACAGCAGGGAGTGTCGATATGAGCAGAAAAAAAATGAAAACCAAACACAGCTCGGGGAAACAAAAGCCAGCGGCGAAAGCGCCTTCGATCATTTGGCCCTCGACGGCAAGCGTATTCGGTCCTTTTACCAAGGATGATCCCGCTCCTGCCGCACGGATACTCCTCAAAACCCCGCAATCGCTTGAGCTCGGCGGATCAAATGCCAAAGCCAGGATCGTAGGCACGGAAGAATTGATCGACCTCCATGACGCAGTCGGCGGCGGACCGGTGATACCGGAGCGTGTCGCGTACGTGTTCTTCGAAATTGAAAGCTTAGCGGACGGAGAGACCACCATCGGCTGCGGGGCCGACTACTGGATGCAGTGGTGGGTCAATGGAAAGCCCGCGTTCGATACTCTGCCGGGCGGCAACGGTTCAAATAACTACAGCGTAAAAGCGCATCAATTCAAAGCCGAGCTCAATAAGGGAACGAATTGTCTGGTTGTCAAAGTGCGCGGCGGAGGCAGCGGTTTCTGCGTGGCCGCCGGCGGGCCGAGGGAAATAGAAGCTGCGGGCGACTGGCGGCGGCTGGAAAACGGTAATGTCATACCGACGAAAACATATTCGGATCAGCCCTTCATAGTCACTGCCGACGATGGCGCTTGGGTCTGCTGCGTCACCACCTGTTCCGGTGAAGAAGGAGACCCCGGTCAGCACATCGTAACGATGAGAAGTTTCGATCGCGGCAAGACATGGAGCGAGCCCGTTGCCGTGGAACCCGCGGATGGCCCCGAGGCCTCGTATGCGGTAATGCTCAAAGCACCGTCCGGCCGTATATTCATTTTCTATAATCACAACACCGACCGTGTCCCCGAAGTCAAATCCCACGACGGAAAAACCGTTTTCAAGCGCGTCGACTCCTTGGGGCACTTCGTTCTTAAATACAGCGACGATCATGGAAAAAGCTGGTCGAAGAAGCGCTTTGACATCCCTTTCCGGCTCTTTGACTGCGACCGGGAGAATGTCTACGGCGGAAAGATATGTTTCTTCTGGAATGTCGGCCGCGCGTTCACCATCGATGACGCCGCCTATGTCCCTTTGATCAAGATCGGAAAAATGGGCCGCGGTTTTTTTGCCCAATCCGAAGGCACACTGCTCAGAAGCCCCAATCTCCTCACCGCCAAAGATCTTTCGCAGGTCACGTGGGAAACCCTGCCCGAAGGCGACATCGGTCTCAGAACACCTCCCGGCGGCGGCCCGATCTCCGAAGAACAGAGTTACACTGTGTTGAGCGACAAGTCTATCTATGCCGTCTACCGAACGATAGACGGACATCCCGTCGAGGCGTACAGCCGTGATGGCGGACGTCACTGGACACAACCGCGATACATGCAGTACCCGGACGGCAGCCGTGTCAAACATCCCCGAGCGGCGAATTTTGTCTGGCGCTGTGAGAACGGAAAATTCCTCTACTGGTTCCATAACCACGGGGGCAGGCATCTCGCTTCGAGATCCAATGTGTGCGAGATCGCCTATAATAACCGCAACCCCGTATGGGTGCTGGGAGGCGTGGAAGCCGACTCTCCGGACGGAAAGATCATCCGCTGGGGCCAGCCGGATATTCTGCTCTACAACGACGACCCCTTGATCAAAATGAGTTACCCGGATCTGGCAGAGGCTGACGGCGAATATTACGTGACCGAAACTCAGAAAACCACGGCGCGGGTACACAAAATACCGAAATCCTTCCTTGAGAAGCTCTGGAACGCGGCGGCAGGAATTCCTATCCCTACGCCTGTTCCCCGTCTTAATTGCATGGAACCGGGCGCGAGCGTCAAGGCGCCGGGACTGCCCGTACTCTTTGAAAAAGACCTTCAAACCGCCGACGGCCGCGGCGTACATACCCGCAGGGGCTTTGGCTTTGAATTGCGCCTTCGATCGGACGCCAAATCGGGAATACTTCTCGATGGTATGAACAGCGAAGGCAACGGTTTCTCACTAGACGTGACGGCTGACGGACGATTGGAGCTCTTTATGGGCGACGGCCAGTGTGAGAGCCGATGCGTAAGCGAGCCCTTGCTGAAAAGCGGAATCGAGAATCATCTGGTGGTCAATGTGGACGGCGGGCCGGGCATCGTGAGTTTCATCGCCAATGGGAAATTCTGCGACGGCGGCGATGATCGCCAGTTCGGATGGAGCCGTTACAACCCGTGGCTGCAGCGTATCGACTTTGCCGGCGAATGGAAGCTCGGCGGGGCGGTCAAGTCACTGCGATTGTACGGCCGCCCGCTCTTGAGCGCGGAAGCGCTTACAAGGAGTATCATATGACGCTCAACATCGGTATTGTCGGCATCGGGTTCATTTCGGAGTATCACCTGAAGGGATTCCGGTCGGATACGCGGGCTCTGGTGGCGGGCGTTACCCGCTCCTATCACGGCACCGCGGCGGATAATGCGCGGCAGCGCAAGGCGCTCGAAGACTTTGCGGTAAAGCACAGTGTCAAGGCCTATGAGAGTTTCGAAGCGATGGCGGCGAGCCCCGATATCGATGCCTTGGTGATAACGAGCATTAACCCGGAACATTACGGACAGGTACTGACCGCGCTTGAGAACGGGAAGCATGTACTGATCGAAAAGCCCGTCGTCAACAGCGCGAGAGAGATCGATGAGCTCAAGAAAAAGTCGCAGGAGAAAGGCCTCGTCGTTTTACCGGCGCACAATTTCGCCTATCGCGGCGCCGTTATCGAAGCAAAGCGTGTTATCGCGGATAAAACGCTTGGCGCAATTCAGTACGCGAGCTTCATCGACTCATTTCTGGGTGAGAATTCCGTCAATGAGAGGACATGGCGTTCGAAGCATGCGTTGTCATGGGGCGGCGCCCTCATGGATTCAGGAACACATCAGGTGTATCAGTCATTGGCGCTGCTGGGCGCTCCTCAAAAAGTACAGGCGTTCTGCTCGAGGAACGTCCTTACCCTCAATGATGAAGACATCGCAAGCGTGCAGACATACTATACGAGCGGGGCGATATGCCACATCGTGCAGAACTGGGGGAGCAATCATGGAGGTGATGCCGCGGGAATACGTATCATTGGGAGCAAAGGAAGCTTGCGAATTGCTGATGCTTTGTATGTAAATGGAAAAAAGATCAATGAAGATGTGACGTATGATGGTTCATTCGTCAATCAGGCGCGGCATTTCATCTCGGCGGTAGCCGATGGCGCAGCGCCGTTATCCACGCTCGATGATGCAAAGACGGTGCTTGCCATCGTTCACGCGGCGTATGAAAGCAGTACGAGCGGCAAAACGGTCCCCTTGGAATAGGACGACAATTACATTTGACCGGCAATAGAACTCTTGCTATACTTCAGCATATCCGTAAGAGGAGAAAGCGATGAACACATTGCGATCATTCCCGGTTGTCATCATATCGATTGCCATCGCCTCTGCATCGATATTTCCTCAGACCAAACCCGCAGTAGAATTGCTTTTCAACGGCGATCTCAAGAATACCGGGACGCTCGGCGGTGAGGCGCAATTCGATAACCCGATCCCTGAGGAGGCCGCGAAGCTCGGCGGCGAGGGAAACAAAGGATTTCTCGACCTCAATGCGACGCTCGGCGGTATTGCCGATAAGACCGAGAAACACGGCGGTACGGTTGTTTTTACTGCACCGTCGATTGCCGGTAGTATAGTCACCATTCAAATTAGTTTTACCCCCGCGACGGCTGATGAACTCCCGAGAACGGTCATCGATCTGCCACCCGGAATCCGGATCTACAGCCAACAGGGAGTGCTCTTGCTCTCGGCCAGTGGGAAGAGTGGCATCAAATGGCTCAAACTTGGGATTGACCCCACCCCCGGGAAAAATATTTCATTGGCATTGGTGGTGGACGGCTCTGCACGGGAATACACATTGTACGAAAATTCGAGCGGAGTGGCCATACCCCTGACACAAGGCAAAGACCTACCTGAGGAACTGACGATCGATGGCAGTATCGCCATCGGGAACAAGTCATCAATAAGACCTTTTAAGGGGACAATCGACACCGTACGGATTTGGAATGCAGCATTAGCCAAAGCCGATCTCGGCAGGGTATTTGCGGCCGATGAAAGTGGTGCTGGAAGTAAAGAATCAGGTGGCGTTGCGCTTTTAGAAGAATCAAAGCCGGTTTCGCTGTTCGTCGATTCGCAAAGTATGGAACCGGTTTTCCAGTTGAGTGCGCTGCGCGACGGGCTTATCGCCTCGCTAAGCCGTCACAAGGATGGCAAAGACATTGTAACCCGGTTGGATTACACATTCGCTGACTCGGTAAGCCTTGGCGACGGAAATGTCAATGCCAACCTTACGTGTATCGCTATGCCAAGCCTATTAGATACGGTCGGCATGGAGTTTTCTATCAAGGCAAGTGATCCTCGTGCGAAAATATTTGTTCGCCTCGGCGATAAGAGTGGGCAGACACATCAGCATGCGCTGCAAATTGCCAATTCCGATGATTGGCAGAAGATCCATTTGGCGTTTGACAAGGAGACGTTCCCTCATCATTGGGGTGGCGCCGGTAACGGTATCATCCAATTCCCCGTAAAGACATTTTCTATCGCTATGTATCGTGGCACGCAAGCGCCGCCGGGAAAGGGCTACTTCCTGATCAAGGATACTACCGCGGTCGTGAACCATATCCGGCCGGAGGACAAGTTCAACCTGGCGATCGAGACCAGCCTCCCGGGCGGAGTCGTCTTTGTAAAGGATAAGGCCCTTTACCGCATCACGGCAGTCAACCGGGTCGCCCAATCCACGGCAGCTGAACTGGTCGTGCGTGTTGTATCCGATGACGGGAATATCAAGGAACAGAAATATCCGATCACATTCTCAAATCCCGGCGAAGCGGTGAGCAGAGAACTTTCCATCCTGACAGCCGAGCCGCGCTTTTACGGCATTCACGCCTGGATAATGGAGAAAGGGAAAAAGACGGCCAGAACACAAAGCGGCTGCGCGGTTGTGAACCAGGTGCCGAACTATGGAAGGGACGATCCTAACAGTTTTTTCGGGACAGCGAATTGGCTTTTCGATGCCGAGGCGTGTGAGCGTATCGGTGTTAAAAACCTTCGTGAGTTCGTGTGGTTAAGCCGCGGTGTTTTCACCGATCCTGAAAAATACAACTGGTCGCTGCTTGACCAGCACGTAGATGAGGCGCGCGCCCACGGTATGCAGGTGGTTCTTACACCCGAAGTGGACTGGTGGTGGGGCGCGAAAACATCCCCGCATTGGCGTGAAATGTCGGATATCGTTGATGTACCCGATGTTCTCGAGACCTATCGTTCTTTTTTGCGAGCGATCGCAACGCGGTATAAGGGGAAGATCGCAGCGCTCGAAATACAGAATGAGCCCAACAACGAGACGTATCACGAGACCGGGTACACGCTCGAACGCGGCTCGGATTTGTATTCCGCCATGATACGCGTCGGAAGGGAAGAGGTTGAAAAAGTATCGCCGGGACTGCCGATCATCGCGATCGGCGTTTCCGGCCGCGACTTCCATGTACAAGCAGGCGGTTCTACCGACAAGGTGCCCGGCGGCTTCAAGTTCACGCAAGCCGTTCTGCCGAAAATAAAAGGCGCGATGGACATCTATGGCGGCCACCCGTATTCACACAACCGCATTATCAGGAAGGGGGGATCGATCCAGACACTCGAGGATATGAATGTGCGCGGGCTGTTTTCGGAAGTCGGCGATCTCCTTGAGAAGAACGGATTTCAACGCCGTTTTTGGTCAACGGAGATCGGCTATTCCATCCTCGGAACCACCGAGGCCCCCGATGAACAGACGATGCTTCATGCCTGCGTCGTTGCGCAGGGACTCATTCTCTGCAAAACCGTGCCGGGATTTGAAAAAATATTCTGGTTCATACCCCACTTTCACCATTCCGAAGGCGACGATTACAGTCTCTTTCGCTGCAATATGCCGCAGAGAATAGCGTTGGGCGGCAAATTCCATGATTCCCCTCACCCGGTATTCGCTACCCCGAGCGCATCCGCGTATGCGTCCACTGCGTTCATGCTGCACAATTCCGCTTTTGTCCGTGAGGTTAGCATTAATTCATCCGTCTCCGCATGGCGTTTCGACCGCGCTGACGGTAAAAGCGTTGTATCG
It encodes:
- a CDS encoding sugar-binding protein, with amino-acid sequence SLSVPFSSIPAFITASLSDADLLEDSLKKGKLLAMTPVAIKKTFLVSTSKAGLVVDNVLSAAADVSITIDGASITRRIEKGESSVTFDLAQPMQPRQARECTITAQGVTKRASISGDLLAARYVASPTIDGALSAAAGLSPVVLNSRANLFPNDAPWHGADDLSMSAYFGWNEEGLYFAAEVKDDTHFAPYDAVTDFWRSDGIQLAIDSGGESTSGYDENDRELGLVLGKNGPRPYVYTKKKGVAPLTCRFAAVRDGTFTRYELFVRWADLDLPAAYTNRVMPMNFIVNENDGQGRGSWMGLTPGIGEAKAPINYRSFVFTK
- a CDS encoding FAD-dependent oxidoreductase; the protein is MQVNEPNEFPVLASVDVLIAGGGVGGIAAALASARAGAKTMLIERSSYTGGVATACLVTQVLNCYYTADHRLAITGIPLEIADALAEAEGYGKKWHDHKGHILYDVESAKLVFDRLLTEAGVTVQYNTVVSGVVKNADTLSGLIIESASGREVILAKTVIDATGDAAVALHAGVPVHAVMPWGRHSFCFRFGNVEIADFVAYLEKHPGEYPDYLDVNWTAAEALASYRALGTFMYPHASFIELSAMKRAIALGDFKKTSGVYDSLEHCQLIGVKRNKSVCIIPGMTDLPRGVNAGDISHAITDGRTMAKQVAELFNKYIPGFEHAYVSQTADYPGIRGSRWIDGDFVFTNAMRETNSAFDDRIARSVVQLNTVKGKYAVMDFTNGIFDIPYRTLMPRGMDGLIMGSGRTVSVEHPFLLRLMPVAMAIGQAAGTAAAVAAKTGKTARTVNVSEVQSILKQQGVSI
- a CDS encoding sugar-binding protein, whose amino-acid sequence is MNTLRSFPVVIISIAIASASIFPQTKPAVELLFNGDLKNTGTLGGEAQFDNPIPEEAAKLGGEGNKGFLDLNATLGGIADKTEKHGGTVVFTAPSIAGSIVTIQISFTPATADELPRTVIDLPPGIRIYSQQGVLLLSASGKSGIKWLKLGIDPTPGKNISLALVVDGSAREYTLYENSSGVAIPLTQGKDLPEELTIDGSIAIGNKSSIRPFKGTIDTVRIWNAALAKADLGRVFAADESGAGSKESGGVALLEESKPVSLFVDSQSMEPVFQLSALRDGLIASLSRHKDGKDIVTRLDYTFADSVSLGDGNVNANLTCIAMPSLLDTVGMEFSIKASDPRAKIFVRLGDKSGQTHQHALQIANSDDWQKIHLAFDKETFPHHWGGAGNGIIQFPVKTFSIAMYRGTQAPPGKGYFLIKDTTAVVNHIRPEDKFNLAIETSLPGGVVFVKDKALYRITAVNRVAQSTAAELVVRVVSDDGNIKEQKYPITFSNPGEAVSRELSILTAEPRFYGIHAWIMEKGKKTARTQSGCAVVNQVPNYGRDDPNSFFGTANWLFDAEACERIGVKNLREFVWLSRGVFTDPEKYNWSLLDQHVDEARAHGMQVVLTPEVDWWWGAKTSPHWREMSDIVDVPDVLETYRSFLRAIATRYKGKIAALEIQNEPNNETYHETGYTLERGSDLYSAMIRVGREEVEKVSPGLPIIAIGVSGRDFHVQAGGSTDKVPGGFKFTQAVLPKIKGAMDIYGGHPYSHNRIIRKGGSIQTLEDMNVRGLFSEVGDLLEKNGFQRRFWSTEIGYSILGTTEAPDEQTMLHACVVAQGLILCKTVPGFEKIFWFIPHFHHSEGDDYSLFRCNMPQRIALGGKFHDSPHPVFATPSASAYASTAFMLHNSAFVREVSINSSVSAWRFDRADGKSVVSFWARRDGEYRMDLSGPTTDAVNMFGRIIARGTSMNFKFTGMPMYLVTPKEKADDLEAALGKAKVTAFTPLALKKVFFSREREVTAIVQNNVDYRVDGILSVANVRKSHSFAPLTNSQLVIALPAPVEIGSDVSLALDAGVMKKTFPIRTDFLRAGYVRTPTIDGSLTAAAALDEIRVDSRNFLYPPDAPWKGMDDLSVKAYAGWNEEGLYFAARVKDDRHEVPFDSIPDYWKSDSIQLALDYEGESLGVYDGNDREIGLVIGANGPKASLYTTKSWLPLSMKFAGRHENGVTTYEAFITWKELDLPVPAAGKLMPMSFIVNENDGQGRGSWMGLTAGIGESKAPVNYRSFLFAK
- a CDS encoding Gfo/Idh/MocA family oxidoreductase, translated to MTLNIGIVGIGFISEYHLKGFRSDTRALVAGVTRSYHGTAADNARQRKALEDFAVKHSVKAYESFEAMAASPDIDALVITSINPEHYGQVLTALENGKHVLIEKPVVNSAREIDELKKKSQEKGLVVLPAHNFAYRGAVIEAKRVIADKTLGAIQYASFIDSFLGENSVNERTWRSKHALSWGGALMDSGTHQVYQSLALLGAPQKVQAFCSRNVLTLNDEDIASVQTYYTSGAICHIVQNWGSNHGGDAAGIRIIGSKGSLRIADALYVNGKKINEDVTYDGSFVNQARHFISAVADGAAPLSTLDDAKTVLAIVHAAYESSTSGKTVPLE
- a CDS encoding sialidase family protein, whose product is MSRKKMKTKHSSGKQKPAAKAPSIIWPSTASVFGPFTKDDPAPAARILLKTPQSLELGGSNAKARIVGTEELIDLHDAVGGGPVIPERVAYVFFEIESLADGETTIGCGADYWMQWWVNGKPAFDTLPGGNGSNNYSVKAHQFKAELNKGTNCLVVKVRGGGSGFCVAAGGPREIEAAGDWRRLENGNVIPTKTYSDQPFIVTADDGAWVCCVTTCSGEEGDPGQHIVTMRSFDRGKTWSEPVAVEPADGPEASYAVMLKAPSGRIFIFYNHNTDRVPEVKSHDGKTVFKRVDSLGHFVLKYSDDHGKSWSKKRFDIPFRLFDCDRENVYGGKICFFWNVGRAFTIDDAAYVPLIKIGKMGRGFFAQSEGTLLRSPNLLTAKDLSQVTWETLPEGDIGLRTPPGGGPISEEQSYTVLSDKSIYAVYRTIDGHPVEAYSRDGGRHWTQPRYMQYPDGSRVKHPRAANFVWRCENGKFLYWFHNHGGRHLASRSNVCEIAYNNRNPVWVLGGVEADSPDGKIIRWGQPDILLYNDDPLIKMSYPDLAEADGEYYVTETQKTTARVHKIPKSFLEKLWNAAAGIPIPTPVPRLNCMEPGASVKAPGLPVLFEKDLQTADGRGVHTRRGFGFELRLRSDAKSGILLDGMNSEGNGFSLDVTADGRLELFMGDGQCESRCVSEPLLKSGIENHLVVNVDGGPGIVSFIANGKFCDGGDDRQFGWSRYNPWLQRIDFAGEWKLGGAVKSLRLYGRPLLSAEALTRSII